One genomic segment of Rhizobium gallicum bv. gallicum R602sp includes these proteins:
- a CDS encoding type III secretion system chaperone family protein encodes MSLMELEFERQSNPVDMIEYVAANNDWSFERSGEDEIAMTVEGKWADYHVSFSWMEEFEALHLGCAFDIKVPEARVNEVTKLLAAINGQVLMGHFDLWRQEDVIIFRQSLLLAGGAEPTNRQVEVLLSSALDTCEAYYQAFQFVIWSGLDAAKAMEAVLFETVGEA; translated from the coding sequence ATGAGCCTTATGGAATTGGAATTCGAGCGTCAGTCGAACCCGGTCGATATGATCGAGTACGTCGCCGCCAATAACGACTGGTCGTTTGAGCGGTCGGGCGAGGACGAGATCGCAATGACGGTCGAGGGGAAGTGGGCCGATTACCACGTTTCCTTCTCCTGGATGGAGGAATTCGAGGCGCTGCATCTCGGCTGCGCGTTCGACATCAAGGTTCCAGAAGCTCGCGTCAACGAGGTCACCAAGCTTTTGGCGGCGATCAACGGGCAGGTTCTGATGGGTCATTTCGATCTGTGGCGGCAGGAAGACGTGATCATCTTCCGGCAGTCGCTGCTTCTGGCGGGCGGTGCTGAGCCAACGAATCGTCAGGTGGAAGTTTTGCTTTCCAGCGCGCTCGATACCTGCGAAGCTTATTATCAGGCGTTCCAGTTCGTCATCTGGTCCGGCCTGGATGCTGCCAAGGCCATGGAAGCAGTCCTTTTCGAAACGGTCGGCGAAGCGTAA
- the pgeF gene encoding peptidoglycan editing factor PgeF yields MQDAASPAPIESALLNEAAGEAIRHGYFTRAGGVSEGLYRGLNVGLGSNDDRAKVMENRRRVAAWFSQPLERLATVHQVHSPDAVTVDSSYDGTRPEADALVTATPGIVLGVLAADCGPILFADPEYRVIGAAHAGWKGALTGVLENTVAAMERLGAKRRTIIACLGPSISQTSYEVGPEFVERFVTQDSSYERYFIPSKTSGHAMFDLPALTIDRLLKAGVLAESLGICTYPDSERFFSYRRTTHNKEPDYGRQISAISIREI; encoded by the coding sequence ATGCAAGACGCGGCCTCTCCCGCACCGATCGAAAGCGCGCTGTTGAACGAAGCGGCCGGCGAAGCGATCCGCCACGGCTATTTCACACGGGCGGGCGGCGTTTCGGAAGGGCTCTATCGCGGCCTGAATGTCGGGCTTGGCTCGAACGACGACCGCGCAAAGGTGATGGAGAACCGCCGTCGCGTTGCCGCCTGGTTCAGCCAGCCCTTGGAAAGGCTCGCGACAGTCCACCAGGTTCATTCGCCAGACGCGGTCACCGTCGACAGCAGCTATGACGGCACGCGCCCCGAAGCCGATGCGCTGGTCACGGCAACGCCTGGCATCGTCCTCGGCGTTCTTGCTGCCGACTGCGGCCCGATCCTGTTCGCCGACCCGGAATACCGGGTGATCGGGGCCGCACATGCCGGATGGAAAGGCGCACTGACCGGCGTCCTGGAAAACACCGTTGCAGCGATGGAAAGACTTGGAGCGAAGCGCCGGACCATCATCGCCTGCCTCGGCCCCTCGATCAGCCAGACAAGCTATGAGGTCGGCCCGGAATTCGTCGAGCGCTTCGTCACACAGGATTCGTCTTACGAGCGCTATTTCATTCCTTCGAAGACGTCGGGCCATGCGATGTTCGACCTTCCGGCGCTGACCATCGACCGTCTGTTGAAGGCGGGTGTGCTTGCCGAAAGCCTTGGCATTTGCACCTATCCGGACAGCGAGCGCTTTTTCTCGTACCGGCGCACTACACATAATAAGGAGCCGGACTACGGCCGCCAGATTTCAGCGATCAGCATCAGGGAGATTTGA
- the lgt gene encoding prolipoprotein diacylglyceryl transferase: MPTAANLLSIMPFPDIDPIAFAIGPLAVHWYGLAYVAGIMLGWLYARRIAGNDALWPGNASPITKAQIDDFIVWAALGIVLGGRIGYIFFYDLPAVIETPLRAIEIWNGGMSFHGGTIGTTIAMILFARKNGIPVWSLFDIVATVVPIGLFFGRMANFVNGELWGRLTDVPWAVVFPTGGPFARHPSQLYEAGLEGIVLLLSLALVVYGFRALKSPGLVTGLFVCGYALSRIFVELFREPDAQLGYLLGTNWLTMGMVLSFPMVLLGIWAMARARRQAALQH; encoded by the coding sequence TTGCCGACTGCAGCCAATCTTCTTTCGATCATGCCCTTTCCGGATATCGATCCGATCGCCTTTGCGATCGGCCCTCTGGCTGTTCACTGGTACGGTCTCGCCTATGTCGCAGGCATCATGCTCGGATGGCTCTATGCCCGGCGGATCGCCGGCAATGATGCGCTTTGGCCGGGCAACGCCTCGCCGATCACCAAGGCGCAGATCGACGACTTCATCGTCTGGGCAGCCCTCGGCATCGTTCTCGGCGGTCGCATCGGCTACATCTTTTTCTACGATCTGCCGGCCGTGATCGAAACCCCGCTCCGTGCCATCGAGATCTGGAATGGCGGCATGTCCTTCCACGGCGGAACCATCGGCACGACGATCGCCATGATCCTTTTTGCGCGCAAGAACGGCATTCCGGTCTGGAGCCTTTTCGACATCGTCGCTACCGTGGTGCCGATCGGCCTATTCTTCGGTCGCATGGCAAACTTCGTCAACGGCGAGCTTTGGGGGAGGCTTACGGATGTACCCTGGGCAGTCGTTTTCCCGACCGGCGGGCCTTTTGCGCGGCATCCGAGCCAGCTCTATGAAGCGGGCCTCGAAGGCATCGTGCTGCTGCTTTCGCTTGCTCTTGTCGTCTACGGTTTCCGGGCGCTGAAATCACCGGGGCTCGTTACCGGTCTCTTCGTCTGCGGCTACGCGCTGTCACGCATATTCGTCGAGTTGTTCCGCGAGCCGGATGCGCAGCTTGGCTACCTGCTCGGCACGAACTGGCTGACCATGGGCATGGTCCTTTCCTTCCCGATGGTCCTGCTCGGCATCTGGGCGATGGCACGTGCCCGCCGCCAGGCCGCTTTGCAGCATTGA
- a CDS encoding class I SAM-dependent methyltransferase: MTTALGEKIKSIIQANGPISVTDYFSLCLADPEYGYYRTREPFGRSGDFVTAPEVSQLFGEMIGVFVVHAWQRHGAPAGVRLVEIGPGRGTMMADMLRVIERLAAPLFENMTVHLVETSERLRGIQQQTLDAHEGKISWHADFEEVPPGFTLIAANELFDAIPIRQFIKTPTGFRERMVGLDIDGELTFAAGIAGIDPALLPENPQAAPAGTLFEISPARQAVMMTICDRLKAFGGTALAIDYGHLVTGFGDTLQAVRMHEFDPPLAHPGEADLTSHVDFEDLAKTAVGAGLHLNGALHQGDFLIGLGILERAAALGRDREPRTQQIIQSAVDRLAGSGEGRMGELFKAMAVSHPAVDLMPFRPVD, from the coding sequence ATGACGACCGCACTCGGTGAAAAGATAAAGTCGATCATTCAGGCGAACGGGCCGATCAGTGTCACGGACTATTTTTCGCTCTGCCTCGCTGATCCGGAATACGGCTACTATCGCACCCGCGAGCCCTTCGGCCGATCCGGCGATTTTGTCACTGCGCCCGAGGTCAGCCAGCTCTTCGGCGAAATGATCGGGGTCTTCGTCGTGCATGCCTGGCAGCGCCATGGCGCGCCGGCAGGCGTGCGCCTCGTTGAAATCGGCCCCGGTCGCGGGACGATGATGGCCGACATGCTGCGCGTCATCGAGCGTCTCGCCGCGCCGCTTTTCGAGAATATGACGGTTCATCTCGTCGAAACGAGCGAGCGTTTGCGCGGTATCCAGCAGCAGACGCTTGACGCACATGAGGGCAAAATCAGCTGGCATGCCGATTTCGAGGAAGTTCCGCCGGGCTTCACGCTGATTGCGGCAAACGAGCTATTCGACGCCATTCCAATCCGCCAATTCATCAAGACGCCGACCGGCTTTCGTGAGCGCATGGTTGGCCTCGATATCGATGGCGAGCTGACATTCGCCGCCGGGATCGCCGGCATCGATCCGGCACTGCTGCCTGAAAACCCGCAGGCCGCGCCGGCCGGCACGCTCTTCGAGATTTCGCCGGCCCGGCAGGCTGTGATGATGACGATCTGCGATCGCCTGAAGGCCTTCGGCGGCACGGCGCTGGCGATCGATTACGGCCATCTCGTCACCGGCTTCGGCGATACGCTACAGGCCGTGCGCATGCACGAGTTCGATCCGCCGCTTGCCCATCCCGGCGAAGCGGACCTGACGAGCCATGTGGATTTCGAAGACCTCGCGAAGACCGCTGTCGGCGCCGGGCTGCATCTCAACGGCGCGTTGCACCAGGGGGATTTCCTGATCGGCCTCGGCATTCTCGAGCGCGCCGCCGCTCTCGGCCGCGATCGTGAACCGCGCACCCAGCAGATTATCCAGAGCGCGGTGGACCGGCTGGCCGGCTCCGGCGAGGGCCGGATGGGCGAGCTTTTCAAGGCGATGGCCGTCTCCCATCCGGCCGTCGATCTCATGCCGTTCCGCCCGGTGGATTGA
- a CDS encoding accessory factor UbiK family protein — translation MTSGTNRIMDEFAKLMTDAAGAAQGVRKEIETAFNAQAERWLNTMDVVKREEFEAVREMAIKARDENEALLARVAALEAKLAAKTK, via the coding sequence ATGACCAGTGGAACAAACCGCATCATGGACGAATTCGCCAAGCTGATGACGGATGCTGCGGGCGCTGCCCAGGGTGTGCGCAAGGAAATCGAGACTGCCTTCAACGCTCAAGCCGAACGCTGGCTGAACACCATGGATGTGGTCAAGCGCGAGGAATTCGAGGCCGTCCGCGAAATGGCGATCAAGGCGCGCGACGAGAACGAAGCGCTGCTTGCCCGAGTCGCCGCGCTCGAAGCAAAGCTAGCTGCAAAAACGAAGTAA